From Nerophis lumbriciformis linkage group LG09, RoL_Nlum_v2.1, whole genome shotgun sequence, one genomic window encodes:
- the chrne gene encoding acetylcholine receptor subunit epsilon isoform X2: MTNVWIEIQWIDYRLAWNTSDHHGIDIIRVPCKTVWLPDIVLENNIDGKFDVAYYANVLISNNGGIYWLPPAIYRSTCAIEITYFPFDYQNCTLAFRSQTYSANEVDLILAVGETGETIEWVDIDPEAFTENGEWAIVHRPARKMINARYSPDDLEYQEIIFNLVIQRKPLFYVINIILPCSLISSLVVLAYFLPAQAGGQKLTVSISVLLAQTVFLFLIAQKVPETSLSVPLLGKYIIFVMCVTTLIATNQIVVLNFSLRSPSTHTMSHNIKHLFLELVPRFLGMSPLVDDNEVTSEVNNMRDRRRDSFGLMQRAEEYVLKQPRSEMMFDKQKEKHSLMQPNVDGVDANTTANLYKSLAQAAPEIKQCVDACNFIAETTRQQNNTGSEIESWVLIGKMIDKVCFWAAILLFIIGTVGIFLTGHFNRAPEWPFPGESKKYTPN, translated from the exons ATGACCAACGTCTGGATTGAAATA CAATGGATTGATTATCGTCTGGCCTGGAATACATCGGATCACCATGGCATAGACATCATCCGTGTCCCCTGCAAAACTGTCTGGCTCCCTGACATTGTCCTTGAAAACAA CATTGATGGCAAGTTTGATGTGGCTTACTATGCCAATGTTTTGATCTCCAACAATGGTGGGATCTATTGGCTTCCTCCAGCTATCTATCGCAGCACGTGTGCCATAGAGATCACCTACTTCCCTTTTGATTATCAAAATTGCACACTAGCGTTCAG ATCGCAGACCTACAGTGCCAATGAAGTGGACCTCATATTGGCTGTTGGAGAAACAGGCGAAACAATAGAATGGGTGGACATTGACCCCGAGGCCTTTACTG AGAATGGCGAGTGGGCCATCGTCCATCGTCCAGCCAGGAAAATGATCAACGCGCGATATTCCCCGGATGACCTGGAGTATCAGGAGATCATTTTCAACCTGGTCATCCAGAGGAAGCCCCTCTTCTACGTCATCAACATCATCCTGCCATGCTCCCTCATATCTTCACTGGTCGTATTAGCGTACTTCTTACCAGCTCAAG CCGGCGGTCAAAAATTGACGGTGTCCATCTCCGTCTTGCTGGCTCAGACTGTCTTCCTCTTTCTTATTGCTCAGAAGGTCCCGGAGACATCGCTCTCTGTCCCGCTCCTTGGCAA GTACATCATCTTTGTTATGTGCGTTACCACTCTCATTGCTACCAATCAGATTGTGGTGTTGAACTTCTCCCTGCGCAGCCCCAGCACTCACACCATGTCCCATAACATCAAGCAT CTGTTTTTAGAATTGGTTCCCCGCTTCCTCGGCATGTCCCCATTGGTGGACGACAACGAGGTGACGTCAGAAGTGAACAACATGAGAGATCGGAGGCGAGACTCCTTCGGCCTCATGCAGAGAGCAGAGGAGTACGTGCTCAAACAGCCCCGCAGCGAGATGATGTTTGACAAGCAAAAGGAGAAGCATAGCCTGATGCAACCCAACG TGGATGGCGTTGATGCCAACACTACAGCCAATTTGTACAAGAGTTTAGCCCAAGCTGCACCAGAGATAAAGCAATGTGTGGACGCCTGCAACTTCATTGCGGAGACTACAAGACAACAAAACAACACTGGATCT GAAATTGAAAGCTGGGTACTGATCGGGAAGATGATTGACAAGGTGTGTTTCTGGGCGGCCATTCTCCTCTTCATCATCGGCACAGTGGGGATCTTCCTCACGGGACACTTCAACAGGGCGCCCGAATGGCCATTTCCCGGGGAGAGCAAAAAATACACCCCTAATTGA
- the chrne gene encoding acetylcholine receptor subunit epsilon isoform X1 → MTTARRPHNMMAACSLRIFYGIVTLLWAVLVHVQCNEEMQLIQYMFNGYNKNIRPVVHPEDKLDVQIKLTLTNLISLNEKEETLMTNVWIEIQWIDYRLAWNTSDHHGIDIIRVPCKTVWLPDIVLENNIDGKFDVAYYANVLISNNGGIYWLPPAIYRSTCAIEITYFPFDYQNCTLAFRSQTYSANEVDLILAVGETGETIEWVDIDPEAFTENGEWAIVHRPARKMINARYSPDDLEYQEIIFNLVIQRKPLFYVINIILPCSLISSLVVLAYFLPAQAGGQKLTVSISVLLAQTVFLFLIAQKVPETSLSVPLLGKYIIFVMCVTTLIATNQIVVLNFSLRSPSTHTMSHNIKHLFLELVPRFLGMSPLVDDNEVTSEVNNMRDRRRDSFGLMQRAEEYVLKQPRSEMMFDKQKEKHSLMQPNVDGVDANTTANLYKSLAQAAPEIKQCVDACNFIAETTRQQNNTGSEIESWVLIGKMIDKVCFWAAILLFIIGTVGIFLTGHFNRAPEWPFPGESKKYTPN, encoded by the exons TTCAGTGTAATGAGGAGATGCAACTTATCCAATACATGTTCAATGGCTATAACAAGAACATCCGCCCTGTGGTCCATCCTGAGGACAAACTGGACGTTCAGATCAAGCTGACCCTCACCAACCTTATTTCTCTG AATGAAAAGGAAGAGACTCTTATGACCAACGTCTGGATTGAAATA CAATGGATTGATTATCGTCTGGCCTGGAATACATCGGATCACCATGGCATAGACATCATCCGTGTCCCCTGCAAAACTGTCTGGCTCCCTGACATTGTCCTTGAAAACAA CATTGATGGCAAGTTTGATGTGGCTTACTATGCCAATGTTTTGATCTCCAACAATGGTGGGATCTATTGGCTTCCTCCAGCTATCTATCGCAGCACGTGTGCCATAGAGATCACCTACTTCCCTTTTGATTATCAAAATTGCACACTAGCGTTCAG ATCGCAGACCTACAGTGCCAATGAAGTGGACCTCATATTGGCTGTTGGAGAAACAGGCGAAACAATAGAATGGGTGGACATTGACCCCGAGGCCTTTACTG AGAATGGCGAGTGGGCCATCGTCCATCGTCCAGCCAGGAAAATGATCAACGCGCGATATTCCCCGGATGACCTGGAGTATCAGGAGATCATTTTCAACCTGGTCATCCAGAGGAAGCCCCTCTTCTACGTCATCAACATCATCCTGCCATGCTCCCTCATATCTTCACTGGTCGTATTAGCGTACTTCTTACCAGCTCAAG CCGGCGGTCAAAAATTGACGGTGTCCATCTCCGTCTTGCTGGCTCAGACTGTCTTCCTCTTTCTTATTGCTCAGAAGGTCCCGGAGACATCGCTCTCTGTCCCGCTCCTTGGCAA GTACATCATCTTTGTTATGTGCGTTACCACTCTCATTGCTACCAATCAGATTGTGGTGTTGAACTTCTCCCTGCGCAGCCCCAGCACTCACACCATGTCCCATAACATCAAGCAT CTGTTTTTAGAATTGGTTCCCCGCTTCCTCGGCATGTCCCCATTGGTGGACGACAACGAGGTGACGTCAGAAGTGAACAACATGAGAGATCGGAGGCGAGACTCCTTCGGCCTCATGCAGAGAGCAGAGGAGTACGTGCTCAAACAGCCCCGCAGCGAGATGATGTTTGACAAGCAAAAGGAGAAGCATAGCCTGATGCAACCCAACG TGGATGGCGTTGATGCCAACACTACAGCCAATTTGTACAAGAGTTTAGCCCAAGCTGCACCAGAGATAAAGCAATGTGTGGACGCCTGCAACTTCATTGCGGAGACTACAAGACAACAAAACAACACTGGATCT GAAATTGAAAGCTGGGTACTGATCGGGAAGATGATTGACAAGGTGTGTTTCTGGGCGGCCATTCTCCTCTTCATCATCGGCACAGTGGGGATCTTCCTCACGGGACACTTCAACAGGGCGCCCGAATGGCCATTTCCCGGGGAGAGCAAAAAATACACCCCTAATTGA